One Skermanella pratensis genomic window, CCTGAGCCACCAGCTGGGAAGCTTCATGGGCGTCTGGCTCGGCGGCCGGCTCTACGACGCCTATGGCAGCTACGACGCCGTGTGGTGGATCGGCGTCGGCATCGGCGCCTTCAGCGCGCTAGTCCACCTGCCGATCCGCGAGTCCGCGCGGCCCCTGGCGGCGGTCCCGGCGTAGGGAGGCACGGACGAGCTTGACCGGGCGGGTGATGCGCGTGGGGAGCTGGAGGGTCGAAGGGTGTCGGAACACGGGGTTATACACGACACGAGGCGATCCGGTGCTTGGCGTAGCCCGGAAGGCCTCGATTTCGCCACTCAGGAATGGGTTGCTTGACTCATCGGCCCGCGCCTGATCGCACCGATCGGGGATTCCTCTGACCGAAGCTGGAGCACGTTAACCTTGCACCAGAAGGCATTGTCATTTCAGGATGACTCAACGCAAGCGGTCTCCGGCAAACTCGGTGCGGTTCAGTACCGACCTACGGCAGTCAACAGGTCCAGAGAAAACGGCGGGAGAGAGAACGCCGGCCGCGTAGACGGAAAATCGGTCAGTCAACAAGTCATCGCGCTGTACCGCGCAGTTACTGAGGATTTCAGAGGCGAATCCGGGACTGGAGAATGTTCGTCCCGTAGAATATGGCGGACGGGGTGGGATTCGAACCCACGGTACCCTTGCAGGTACGCCGCATTTCGAGTGCGGTGCCTTCAACCACTCGACCACCCGTCCGACGCAGCAGCTTCAACCACCGCACGGCGGCGAAGCGGCGCGGAAACTAGCGTATGGAGCCGGCCTCCGCAAGACCATCTTTGCTCTCGCGGAGCAATATCAGGCGAGGCTTTCAGGAGCACGCCCCCAGGTCCGGCAAGCCCATCCAGGCGTAGCCGATCCCTTGATCGCCGCACCGTCCTGCGATCGAGCGCCGCACGGCCGATGGAAACATACTCTATCTTTCTTGAGTCCATCCGGAGGATCCGGAATCCGCAATCCCCCTGTTGACTCTCCGCCGCCGGTGAGTATAGTCGCCGCTCCTTACCAGCGGGCTCAAATCTCGGACGAGGTTTGTCGTGCCCGTAGTTTGTATTCAGATACGGCAGTGGCAAACATGTTCGCAGTGATCCGCACCGGCGGCAAGCAGTACAAAGTCGCCAACGGCGACGTGATCAAGGTCGAGAAACTGGCCGGCGAGGCTGGCGCTTCCATCAACTTCGACGAAGTCCTGATGGTCAGCGATGCCGGCAGCACGACGGTCGGCACCCCCCTGGTCGCAGGGGCTGCGGTCACCGCCGAAGTCATCGCCCAGGATCGCGGTCCGAAGATCATCGTCTTCAAGAAGAAGCGTCGCCAGAACTACCGGCGCAAGAACGGGCACCGTCAGGACCTGACCGTGCTGCGCATCACCGGGATCAGCGCGTAACCCGCGCTCGACACCCCCGATCGGTACGATCCTGGCCCATAGGAGTTCAGAGCAATGGCACATAAAAAGGCAGGCGGTAGCTCCCGCAACGGTCGCGACAGCGCCGGCCGGCGT contains:
- the rplU gene encoding 50S ribosomal protein L21 — translated: MFAVIRTGGKQYKVANGDVIKVEKLAGEAGASINFDEVLMVSDAGSTTVGTPLVAGAAVTAEVIAQDRGPKIIVFKKKRRQNYRRKNGHRQDLTVLRITGISA